In Nymphaea colorata isolate Beijing-Zhang1983 chromosome 3, ASM883128v2, whole genome shotgun sequence, a genomic segment contains:
- the LOC126409870 gene encoding uncharacterized protein LOC126409870 isoform X3, translating into MLQTTREKAESSIVDCRQIAPAGDEVRPPPALQDSACNVLIDDLLFQVEAQESILQDLDGLCATAEAICDAHEESIRQSLFDLPVWADPLSIVKDLSVLNADNVQEENTS; encoded by the exons ATGTTACAGACGACCAGGGAGAAGGCCGAGTCTTCAATCGTCGATTGCAGGCAAATCGCTCCTGCCGGTGATGAAGTCCGACCTCCGCCAGCTCTTCAGGACAGTGCATGTAACGTCTTGATTGATGACCTTCTCTTTCAG GTTGAAGCTCAGGAATCGATTCTTCAGGATCTCGATGGGCTCTGCGCCACTGCGGAGGCTATCTGTGATGCACACGAGGAATCAATCAGGCAATCGTTGTTCGACCTCCCTGTTTGGGCGGACCCACTCTCTATCGTGAAAGATTTGTCCGTCCTCAATGCGGACAATGTCCAGGAAGA AAATACCTCATAA
- the LOC116250886 gene encoding uncharacterized protein LOC116250886, which translates to MAARAGLLTLRLRPAATRAAAARPTVMTTFSSRLLLSHSSFSSTPFPLQYELITSHPVLPLASPRRSRNNPDKDLAAMGSFGPQEGEEEMDKSKRKYYLKRRKRMYGSDSDDERRRGSEEFVEMRPEVVEFPTLHAREEELYFYDAFAFPWEKDKHYRMVHQLEKKYFPGQGLENAFLQPGEEKKEKQGKGTRRRKVHEGGEDEGDDKRLMFFEDGKEKEKKPQKKPEEALGKKVEVSERKVEEFFKGLSKGSRVGDVTGEPYILTRSDVLPARWDGPSGTVVLIDKPKGWTSFTVCGKLRRLVKVQKVGHAGTLDPMATGLLIVCVGKATKQVERFQDMFKGYSGVFRLGEATSTWDADSPVIQREPWEHIKDEDIKRVAASFCGEIWQVPPMFSAIKVGGEKLYEKARRGETIELSARRVSIFQFDIERSLDDRQNLIFRVTCSKGTYIRSLCADFGKALDSCAHLTALRRDLIGKYSADDAWDFQELQEQITKGYM; encoded by the exons ATGGCCGCGCGCGCCGGCCTGCTCACCCTCCGTCTGCGACCGGCGGCTACCCGTGCCGCAGCGGCTCGACCGACGGTCATGACCACATTTTCCTCCCGGCTCCTCCTCTCGCACTCCTCCTTTTCGTCGACTCCCTTCCCTCTCCAGTACGAGCTCATCACCTCCCACCCCGTCCTGCCGCTTGCTTCCCCTCGTCGTTCCCGCAACAACCCCGACAAGGACCTTGCAGCCATGGGTTCGTTTGGCCCACaggaaggggaggaggagatGGATAAATCCAAGCGCAAGTACTACCTCAAGCGCCGGAAACGGATGTATGGCTCAGATTCGGACGACGAACGCCGGCGCGGAAGCGAGGAGTTCGTCGAGATGCGGCCGGAGGTGGTCGAGTTCCCGACCTTGCACGCCAGGGAGGAGGAGCTATACTTCTACGACGCATTCGCGTTTCCATGGGAGAAGGACAAGCATTACCGGATGGTCCATCAGTTGGAGAAGAAGTACTTCCCCGGGCAGGGGCTCGAGAACGCTTTTCTGCAGCCGGgcgaggagaagaaggagaagcaaGGGAAGGGAACGAGGAGGAGGAAGGTGCACGAAGGAGGGGAAGATGAGGGGGACGATAAGCGGTTGATGTTCTTCGAGGACggaaaggagaaggagaagaagcctCAGAAGAAGCCGGAGGAGGCTTTGGGAAAGAAAGTGGAGGTTTCAGAAAGGAAGGTGGAGGAATTCTTCAAGGGTTTGAGCAAGGGGTCTAGAGTCGGGGATGTTACAGGGGAGCCCTATATATTAACTCGCAGCGACGTTCTTCCTGCCCGGTGGGATGGTCCTTCTGGCACTGTCGTATTGATTGATAAGCCCAAAG GTTGGACTTCTTTTACAGTTTGTGGAAAGCTGCGTCGCTTAGTTAAAGTGCAAAAG GTTGGTCATGCTGGTACGCTTGATCCTATGGCCACTGGCTTGTTGATTGTCTGTGTTGGTAAAGCAACAAAGCAGGTCGAAAG GTTTCAGGATATGTTTAAAGGTTATAGTGGAGTTTTTCGTTTAGGAGAAGCAACTTCAACTTGGGATGCTGATTCACCG GTCATTCAAAGGGAGCCATGGGAACATATAAAAGATGAGGATATTAAACGGGTTGCGGCTTCTTTTTGTGGAGAGATATGGCAGGTTCCTCCAATGTTTTCTGCCATAAAG GTTGGAGGCGAAAAGTTGTATGAGAAAGCAAGAAGGGGAGAAACAATTGAGCTTTCAGCTAGGCGTGTCTCAATTTTCCAGTTTGATATTGAGCGCAGTTTAGATGATAG gcaaaatttgatttttagggTGACTTGCTCCAAGGGGACATATATACGCTCCCTGTGTGCAGATTTTGGGAAGGCCCTTGACAG TTGTGCGCATCTTACAGCCCTGCGAAGAGACCTAATTG GAAAATATTCTGCTGATGATGCCTGGGATTTTCAGGAATTACAAGAACAGATCACTAAGGGATACATGTAA
- the LOC116250887 gene encoding uncharacterized protein LOC116250887 — protein MGCIRSSEMVIRPNEMRLITVSLLGVLFGFLIGSSFPIVNFNLPSSILPSNGVSVIENEDSGHATEISLDHSWTSRSPQKRSHQVNDTSQIYVPSNPRGAELLAPGIVVPQSDLYLRRLWGDPSQDLQIKPKYLVTFTVGYKQKTNIDAAVKKFSENFTILLFHYDGQTSGWDEFEWSKRAIHVSVQKQSKWWYAKRFMHPDIVAAYDYIFLWDEDLGLEHFDAERYIKVIRKHKLEISQPGLDQKSRTLWRMPRRREEGEMHKETTERPGWCSDPHLPPCAAFVDLTAPVFSRDAWRCVWYMIQNDLVHGWGLDFIGLRRCVQPAHERIGVVDSHWVVRQSTLSLADQGQAENGTAGQKEILERSQTELVIFMHRMTNADKAYFEAMVSTQAHNSTRNY, from the exons ATGGGTTGCATTCGCAGCAG TGAAATGGTAATAAGGCCTAACGAAATGAGACTCATTACTGTGAGTTTACTTGGAGTCCTGTTCGGTTTCCTGATAGGGTCGTCTTTCCCTATAGTGAAT TTCAACCTTCCATCTAGCATTTTGCCTTCCAATGGTGTTTCTGTTATTGAGAATGAGGACTCTGGGCATGCCACTGAGATATCATTGGATCACTCTTGGACATCTAGAAGTCCGCAAAAACGCAGCCATCAAGTGAACGATACATCTCAG ATTTATGTTCCATCAAATCCTCGTGGTGCAGAGCTTCTCGCTCCCGGAATTGTTGTTCCTCAATCGGACTTGTATTTGCGAAGATTGTGGGGTGATCCCAGTCAG GATCTACAAATTAAACCAAAATATTTGGTAACTTTCACAGTTGGTTACAAACAGAAAACCAATATCGACGCTGCAGTAAAGAAG TTCTCAGAAAACTTCACGATTCTGCTTTTCCACTATGATGGACAAACAAGCGGATGGGATGAGTTCGAGTGGTCAAAGAGGGCGATTCATGTCAGCGTGCAAAAACAGAGTAAATG GTGGTATGCCAAAAGATTTATGCATCCTGATATTGTTGCTGCATATGATTACATATTTCTATGGGATGAAGACTTAGGACTCGAGCACTTTGATGCTGAAAG atatataaaagtgataagGAAGCATAAACTTGAGATCTCACAGCCAGGGCTGGACCAAAAAAGCAGAACATTGTGGCGCATGCCCCGAAGGAGAGAAGAAGGTGAAATGCACAA AGAAACGACAGAGCGGCCTGGTTGGTGCAGCGACCCGCATTTGCCACCTTGTGCAGC GTTTGTGGACTTAACGGCACCTGTTTTTTCTCGAGATGCATGGCGTTGCGTGTGGTACATGATTCAG AATGACTTGGTTCATGGATGGGGTTTGGATTTCATTGGCTTGAGAAGGTGTGTGCAA CCGGCACATGAACGGATTGGAGTTGTGGACTCTCACTGGGTTGTCCGCCAGTCTACTCTATCACTTGCGGACCAG GGTCAAGCAGAAAATGGAACGGCGGGACAGAAAGAG ATTTTGGAAAGGAGTCAAACGGAATTGGTCATATTCATGCATCGAATGACCAACGCCGACAAGGCATATTTCGAGGCGATGGTGTCAACTCAAGCCCACAATTCCACAAGAAattattaa
- the LOC126409870 gene encoding uncharacterized protein LOC126409870 isoform X2 has protein sequence MLQTTREKAESSIVDCRQIAPAGDEVRPPPALQDSACNVLIDDLLFQVEAQESILQDLDGLCATAEAICDAHEESIRQSLFDLPVWADPLSIVKDLSVLNADNVQEERELCIIAHQW, from the exons ATGTTACAGACGACCAGGGAGAAGGCCGAGTCTTCAATCGTCGATTGCAGGCAAATCGCTCCTGCCGGTGATGAAGTCCGACCTCCGCCAGCTCTTCAGGACAGTGCATGTAACGTCTTGATTGATGACCTTCTCTTTCAG GTTGAAGCTCAGGAATCGATTCTTCAGGATCTCGATGGGCTCTGCGCCACTGCGGAGGCTATCTGTGATGCACACGAGGAATCAATCAGGCAATCGTTGTTCGACCTCCCTGTTTGGGCGGACCCACTCTCTATCGTGAAAGATTTGTCCGTCCTCAATGCGGACAATGTCCAGGAAGA ACGTGAACTGTGTATTATTGCACATCAGTGGTAG